The proteins below are encoded in one region of Candidatus Paceibacterota bacterium:
- the ychF gene encoding redox-regulated ATPase YchF: protein MALSIGIVGLPNVGKSTLFQTLTKKQVDIANYPFCTIDPNVGVVAVPDERVEKLAMLMNSARKIYTTIEFVDIAGLVKGANKGEGLGNKFLANIRETDAVLYVLRAFAKNDIINTESSIDPIRDKEILDTELALKDLETIEKRLREVEGEAKSNVKGAREEQEALMKAKQFLVTGQILYGQEWTEDEYKYLNSYQLLTIKPRLYLLNGRDEEVPASIIEKFKANDWPYLIIDILTEFEASEFSREDRASLGLPLESELDMLIQESYKLLDLITFLTTGPDETRAWTLKKGLTAPKAGGVIHSDFETHFIKAEVINWQELINKGGYAKAREDGLIRT, encoded by the coding sequence ATGGCTTTATCTATTGGCATTGTTGGCCTTCCCAATGTAGGAAAATCTACTCTTTTTCAAACTCTGACTAAAAAACAGGTTGATATTGCTAATTATCCATTTTGTACCATTGACCCTAATGTAGGCGTTGTAGCTGTTCCGGATGAAAGAGTGGAAAAACTAGCAATGCTTATGAATTCAGCGAGAAAAATTTATACTACCATTGAATTTGTAGATATTGCTGGTTTGGTTAAAGGCGCCAATAAGGGCGAAGGATTGGGTAATAAATTTTTGGCCAATATTAGAGAAACAGATGCTGTTCTCTATGTGCTTAGAGCCTTCGCTAAAAACGATATCATTAACACCGAAAGTTCCATTGACCCTATTCGCGACAAAGAAATTTTGGATACGGAGCTGGCTCTCAAAGATTTAGAAACCATAGAAAAACGTTTGCGAGAAGTTGAAGGAGAAGCTAAATCTAATGTTAAGGGAGCTCGTGAAGAGCAAGAAGCGCTAATGAAAGCCAAGCAATTTTTAGTTACTGGCCAGATTCTTTATGGGCAGGAATGGACGGAGGACGAATACAAATATTTGAATAGTTATCAGCTTTTGACCATTAAACCCCGGCTTTATCTTTTAAATGGCAGGGACGAAGAAGTTCCCGCCAGTATTATAGAAAAATTTAAAGCCAACGATTGGCCTTATTTAATCATTGATATTCTGACTGAATTTGAAGCTTCTGAGTTTAGCCGTGAAGACAGGGCCTCTTTAGGTTTGCCCTTAGAGTCGGAGTTAGACATGCTTATCCAGGAATCGTATAAACTTTTGGACCTCATCACTTTTTTGACTACTGGTCCCGACGAAACTCGTGCCTGGACGCTAAAGAAAGGATTAACAGCGCCCAAAGCCGGCGGAGTTATTCACTCGGATTTTGAGACTCACTTCATTAAGGCCGAAGTTATTAATTGGCAAGAGCTGATAAACAAAGGGGGTTACGCCAAGGCTCGCGAAGACGGTCTTATAAGAAC
- a CDS encoding FAD-dependent oxidoreductase, protein MEQNIYDLIIIGAGPAGLTASIYASRYKMRNMVIGSLPGGTISEAWIVENFPAFNQIPGAELAQRMYEHAKELGAEMILDDVKDVSREDRFFRITITEGKEYLAKNILIATGSQARRLNLPGEEKYLGKGIVYCATCDAYFFKGKTVAIVGAANSAITAALLLSTLADKVYLIYRSENLKADPVWVDKVKADAKITLIANTNISGLAGENKLEKIILDKPYNNSTELAVDGLFIEIGVVPNTVLTNKIGVKVDEKGYIVVDGAQATNVPGVWAAGDITNNSNNLHQVITACAEGAVAANAIFLSKERGAV, encoded by the coding sequence ATGGAACAAAATATTTACGACCTCATAATTATTGGAGCTGGTCCAGCCGGCCTAACTGCTTCTATCTATGCCTCTCGTTATAAAATGAGAAATATGGTTATAGGCAGCTTGCCTGGCGGTACTATTTCAGAGGCATGGATAGTAGAAAATTTTCCAGCCTTTAATCAGATACCTGGAGCTGAGTTAGCCCAAAGGATGTATGAGCATGCCAAGGAATTGGGGGCTGAAATGATTTTAGATGATGTCAAAGATGTCTCTCGTGAAGACAGATTCTTCAGAATCACTATTACAGAGGGTAAAGAATATTTGGCCAAAAATATCCTTATCGCTACAGGTAGTCAAGCGAGAAGATTAAATTTACCTGGTGAAGAAAAATACCTAGGCAAAGGGATTGTTTACTGCGCTACTTGCGATGCTTATTTTTTTAAGGGCAAGACAGTGGCGATAGTCGGAGCTGCCAATAGCGCTATTACCGCTGCATTACTTTTGAGCACTTTGGCTGATAAGGTCTATCTAATTTACAGAAGTGAAAATTTAAAAGCCGATCCAGTTTGGGTTGATAAAGTAAAAGCAGATGCTAAAATTACTCTCATTGCTAATACCAATATTTCTGGTTTGGCCGGTGAAAATAAATTGGAAAAAATTATTTTAGATAAACCATATAATAATTCTACAGAATTGGCTGTCGACGGCTTATTTATAGAAATAGGTGTAGTTCCCAATACTGTTTTAACCAATAAAATCGGCGTAAAGGTTGATGAAAAAGGCTATATTGTAGTAGACGGCGCTCAGGCTACTAATGTCCCAGGCGTTTGGGCTGCTGGAGATATTACTAATAACTCAAATAATTTGCATCAAGTTATTACCGCTTGCGCTGAGGGGGCAGTGGCTGCTAATGCTATTTTTTTGTCCAAAGAAAGGGGTGCTGTTTAA